From a single Mycolicibacterium mengxianglii genomic region:
- a CDS encoding MCE family protein: MNRKRLLTGLAVVVVALLVVGGGFVVRQVVFGPRTISALFTSATGIYPGDEVRVSGVKVGTIDAIVPEGTQTRITLKVDRDVPVPADAKAVIVAQNLVAARYVQLAPAYRDSGPTLPDDAEIPLDRTAIPIEWDEVKEQLMRLSTELGPQSGVDGTSVSRFIDSAANALDGNGDKLRQTISQLSGVARILADGSGNIVDIIKNLQAFITALRNSNEQVVSFQNRLATLTSVVDGSRTDLDAALKNLSVAVVEVQRFVAGSRNQTSEQFQRLNNVVQNLVDHKMDLQNVLHVAPNAFANGYNIYNPDAGSAVGQFVFNNFSNPVEFICGAIGAIENTTAPETAKLCADYLGPALRLLNFNYLPFPIQPYLMPSADPKNLIYSEPRLAPNDGPPLPPPAEVPPAISAYEGVAPGPAPYTGRPPDALPPGAQQLLPGAPAGPAPNVPPSVYNMLAPAGPPPGPAPGPPLAAEASAPAGGTPPA; this comes from the coding sequence ATGAACCGCAAGCGTTTGTTGACCGGCCTGGCGGTGGTGGTGGTGGCGCTGCTGGTGGTGGGCGGGGGGTTCGTGGTCCGACAGGTCGTCTTCGGACCACGAACAATCAGCGCACTGTTCACCTCGGCCACCGGTATCTATCCCGGGGACGAGGTCCGGGTGTCCGGAGTCAAGGTCGGGACCATCGATGCGATCGTTCCGGAAGGCACCCAGACGCGCATCACCCTCAAAGTTGACCGCGATGTCCCGGTACCCGCCGATGCCAAGGCAGTGATCGTGGCGCAGAACCTGGTGGCAGCCCGGTACGTCCAGTTGGCGCCCGCCTACCGCGACAGCGGACCGACGCTGCCCGACGACGCGGAGATCCCACTGGATCGCACCGCAATCCCCATTGAATGGGATGAGGTCAAGGAACAGTTGATGCGGCTGTCAACAGAACTCGGACCCCAGAGCGGAGTGGATGGCACCTCGGTGTCCCGGTTCATCGACAGCGCGGCCAACGCGCTGGATGGCAACGGCGACAAGCTACGTCAGACCATCTCGCAGCTGTCCGGGGTCGCGCGGATCCTCGCTGACGGCAGCGGCAACATTGTCGACATCATCAAGAACCTGCAGGCGTTCATCACCGCCCTGCGTAACAGCAACGAGCAGGTGGTGTCGTTCCAGAACCGGCTGGCGACACTGACCAGCGTCGTGGACGGCAGCCGCACCGATCTCGATGCCGCCCTGAAGAACTTGTCGGTGGCGGTGGTGGAGGTGCAGCGCTTCGTCGCGGGCAGCCGTAACCAGACCTCAGAGCAGTTCCAGCGGTTGAACAACGTGGTCCAGAACCTGGTCGATCACAAGATGGACCTGCAGAACGTCCTGCACGTCGCACCCAACGCTTTCGCCAACGGATACAACATCTACAACCCCGACGCCGGCAGCGCCGTCGGACAGTTCGTGTTCAACAACTTCAGCAACCCGGTGGAATTCATCTGCGGCGCAATCGGGGCCATCGAGAACACCACTGCGCCCGAGACGGCGAAGCTGTGTGCGGACTACCTGGGTCCGGCCCTGCGTCTGCTGAACTTCAACTACCTGCCGTTCCCGATCCAGCCGTACCTGATGCCGTCGGCCGATCCGAAGAACCTCATCTACTCGGAACCTCGCCTGGCGCCCAATGACGGCCCGCCCCTGCCGCCACCGGCGGAGGTGCCACCCGCGATCTCCGCTTACGAAGGTGTGGCGCCGGGTCCGGCGCCATACACCGGACGGCCACCGGACGCACTGCCCCCCGGAGCTCAGCAGTTGCTTCCGGGTGCGCCTGCCGGCCCGGCGCCGAATGTGCCACCCAGCGTCTACAACATGCTGGCGCCCGCGGGGCCACCACCGGGACCTGCGCCGGGTCCACCGCTGGCGGCCGAAGCGTCCGCACCGGCAGGAGGGACACCACCCGCATGA
- a CDS encoding MCE family protein yields the protein MLTRFVRTQLIMFTIASIVGVAVMAFTYIQVPTLLGLGKITVKVELPASGGLYRFSNVTYRGVQVGKVTSVQLTDRGAEATLSLSTSPKIPADLHAEVRSISAVGEQYVDLLPRTDSGPYLDDGSVVAMSDTTIPQAVGPVLDQVSQLVDSIPEGKLSDLLDESYKAFNGTGYDFGSLLDSASTITDDANKISDQTRALIDDAGPFLDAQAQTTDQTRTWAASLAGITDQVADNDPQIRDILATGPGFAQETSKLLDQLKPTLPILLANLSTVGQIAVTYNASIEQLLVLLPPYVAQVQTYAPINNPTGMPNGEFSLGLGDPPACTVGFLPPSAWRSPSDTSIIDTPDDIYCKLPQDSPIAVRGARNYPCMGHPGKRAPTVELCDSPEGFKPLAQRQHVLGPYPLDPNLIAQGIPPDDRVNPDANIYGPLQGSPLPPGVDVRPLGPPPPPGPPTNFAGTGPGSLLPGQPLYDAPPVPAPTPDQMSHLNPDAVPTPPAQLPRATEVPIPAGLDPAAVPLPPTAVPMPPPSGPAPGPVSAGAAPTAAPSGFAGNASASPSVAISQYNPRTGEYMGRDGKLYQQADLAVTPKSWQDLLPT from the coding sequence ATGCTCACACGCTTTGTCAGGACTCAGTTGATCATGTTCACGATCGCCTCGATCGTCGGCGTGGCGGTGATGGCATTCACCTACATCCAGGTGCCCACGCTGTTGGGGCTCGGAAAGATCACCGTGAAGGTGGAACTGCCCGCCTCGGGCGGTTTGTACCGGTTCAGCAATGTCACCTACCGCGGTGTGCAGGTCGGCAAGGTGACCTCGGTGCAGCTGACTGACCGGGGTGCGGAAGCAACACTGTCGCTGAGCACTTCGCCGAAGATTCCGGCCGATCTGCACGCCGAGGTGCGAAGCATCTCGGCAGTAGGTGAGCAGTACGTCGATCTGTTGCCGCGCACAGATTCCGGGCCGTATCTGGATGACGGTTCGGTGGTCGCCATGTCGGACACCACCATCCCGCAGGCGGTGGGACCGGTGCTGGACCAGGTCAGCCAGCTGGTGGACAGCATCCCCGAGGGCAAGCTCAGTGACCTGCTCGACGAGTCGTACAAGGCGTTCAACGGCACCGGTTACGACTTCGGGTCGTTACTGGATTCGGCGTCGACCATCACCGACGATGCCAACAAGATCTCCGACCAGACGCGAGCACTGATCGACGACGCCGGGCCGTTCCTGGACGCCCAGGCCCAGACCACCGACCAGACCCGGACCTGGGCCGCGAGCCTGGCGGGCATCACCGACCAGGTGGCCGACAACGACCCGCAGATCCGCGACATCCTGGCCACCGGACCGGGTTTCGCGCAGGAGACCTCCAAGCTGCTGGATCAGTTGAAGCCGACGCTGCCGATCCTGCTGGCGAATTTGTCCACCGTCGGTCAGATTGCCGTCACCTACAACGCGTCGATCGAGCAGCTGCTGGTTCTCCTTCCGCCCTACGTGGCACAGGTGCAGACCTACGCTCCGATCAACAATCCCACCGGCATGCCCAACGGTGAGTTCTCGCTTGGTCTGGGCGACCCGCCCGCCTGTACGGTCGGCTTCCTGCCGCCGTCGGCATGGCGTTCACCCTCCGATACCAGCATCATCGACACTCCCGACGACATCTACTGCAAGCTGCCCCAGGATTCGCCGATCGCGGTGCGCGGTGCGCGCAACTATCCGTGCATGGGTCACCCGGGCAAGCGGGCACCCACTGTCGAATTATGTGACAGTCCTGAGGGATTCAAGCCGTTGGCGCAACGCCAGCACGTGCTCGGCCCGTACCCGCTGGACCCGAACCTGATCGCACAGGGTATTCCGCCGGACGACCGGGTCAACCCGGACGCCAACATCTACGGTCCGCTACAGGGCTCGCCGTTGCCTCCTGGGGTGGATGTTCGACCTCTGGGGCCGCCACCACCGCCGGGGCCGCCGACCAACTTCGCCGGAACCGGGCCGGGGTCGTTGTTGCCCGGGCAGCCGTTGTACGACGCACCGCCGGTACCGGCTCCGACGCCTGATCAGATGTCGCATCTGAACCCGGACGCCGTTCCGACCCCACCGGCTCAGCTGCCGCGCGCCACGGAGGTGCCGATACCGGCGGGACTGGACCCCGCCGCGGTCCCGTTGCCGCCCACCGCAGTACCGATGCCACCGCCGTCCGGCCCCGCTCCGGGGCCGGTCAGCGCGGGTGCTGCGCCGACGGCCGCTCCGAGCGGTTTCGCCGGGAATGCCTCGGCCTCGCCGTCGGTGGCGATCAGTCAGTACAACCCGCGGACCGGGGAGTACATGGGGCGGGACGGAAAGCTCTACCAGCAGGCCGATCTCGCGGTCACCCCGAAGTCGTGGCAGGACCTGCTGCCCACCTGA
- a CDS encoding Rv2253/PknI dimerization domain-containing protein: MSTSVKSATVAALVTGAAVATIGIAPPAGANDEWGINGTFATSSNGDWAKVNERYHDEPVVRSTWTINTVCSTPMDCAGTVNSDQGWSAPIYTTNGVWYIKRVVPNWKFCADGSPVEGMQIYRIYPVGPEGYVDTTSDEYTGEDQTVGPSGSCGRNQWPQIRMPFYMKKI, translated from the coding sequence GTGTCAACCTCGGTGAAATCGGCAACCGTGGCCGCGCTTGTCACTGGCGCGGCGGTCGCAACAATCGGTATCGCACCCCCAGCAGGAGCCAACGACGAGTGGGGCATCAACGGCACCTTCGCCACCTCCTCCAACGGCGATTGGGCCAAGGTCAATGAGCGCTACCACGACGAGCCCGTCGTGCGCAGCACCTGGACCATCAACACGGTCTGTTCGACTCCGATGGACTGCGCCGGCACCGTGAACAGCGACCAGGGCTGGAGCGCACCCATCTACACCACCAATGGTGTGTGGTACATCAAACGTGTTGTGCCCAACTGGAAGTTCTGTGCTGACGGCTCCCCCGTGGAAGGGATGCAGATCTACCGGATCTACCCGGTGGGGCCGGAGGGGTACGTGGACACGACCTCCGACGAATACACCGGTGAGGACCAGACAGTGGGCCCCAGTGGCTCCTGTGGGCGCAATCAGTGGCCACAGATCCGCATGCCGTTCTACATGAAGAAGATCTGA
- a CDS encoding MCE family protein has product MIGDKSLKLAITVGTCVALATSGCAFQGVNSLPLPGAVGRGSEASVYHVQIANVSTLEPNSPVMINDVIVGSIRKMTVDNWHADVEFSVQPDVVVPANAVASIGQTSLLGSMHLALNPPVGESPSGALQPGGTIALNSSSTYPSTEQTLSSLAAVVNGGGLGQIGDVIHNFSAALDGRETDVRDLITRLDTFVGTLDAQRENIVASIQSLNRLSTTFAGERDVLTRALDRIPPAIDVLIQERPRLTTALQKLGTFSDTANRLANESQADLVANLKNLEPVIKALADLGPDLAPVLGYAPTFPYTQSFMDRGIRGDYYNLFATVDLTIPRLKRTMFLGTRWEKEGVQLVPAPGDPYFLNYTYDPLKTGVTAPPPDAFPPDQQAGSAPAAPPPPIPADIGPILPVTPPLAMTMPGAPVPAPAPVADSSAPAPIFAGPYGALPAPAAASVPPITEGG; this is encoded by the coding sequence ATGATCGGTGACAAATCCTTGAAGCTCGCGATCACGGTGGGCACGTGCGTAGCGTTGGCGACGAGCGGATGCGCCTTCCAGGGTGTCAACTCGCTGCCATTGCCCGGCGCGGTCGGACGAGGGTCCGAGGCCAGCGTCTACCATGTCCAAATCGCCAATGTGTCCACATTGGAACCGAATTCACCGGTGATGATCAACGATGTGATCGTCGGCAGTATTCGGAAGATGACCGTCGACAATTGGCACGCGGATGTGGAGTTCTCCGTCCAACCCGACGTGGTGGTCCCCGCAAACGCGGTGGCCAGCATCGGGCAGACCAGCCTGTTGGGTTCGATGCACCTGGCTCTCAACCCGCCGGTGGGGGAGTCGCCCAGCGGGGCACTGCAACCGGGAGGGACGATTGCGCTCAACTCGTCGTCGACCTATCCGTCCACCGAGCAGACGTTGTCCTCGCTGGCGGCCGTCGTCAACGGCGGCGGGCTGGGTCAGATCGGTGATGTCATCCACAATTTCAGCGCTGCGCTGGATGGTCGTGAGACCGACGTCCGGGATCTGATCACGCGGTTGGATACCTTCGTCGGCACCCTGGATGCACAACGCGAAAACATCGTCGCCTCCATCCAGTCGCTCAACCGGTTGTCGACGACGTTCGCCGGCGAACGGGATGTCCTGACCCGGGCCCTGGACCGGATCCCGCCGGCCATCGACGTGTTGATCCAGGAGCGGCCCCGCCTCACTACCGCCCTGCAGAAGCTCGGGACGTTCAGCGACACCGCGAATCGGCTCGCAAACGAATCCCAGGCCGATTTGGTGGCCAATCTGAAGAACCTGGAGCCGGTGATCAAGGCGCTTGCGGATCTGGGGCCGGACCTGGCCCCGGTGCTCGGCTACGCCCCGACGTTCCCCTACACCCAGAGCTTCATGGATCGCGGTATCCGTGGTGACTACTACAACCTGTTCGCGACGGTGGATCTGACCATCCCACGACTGAAGCGCACCATGTTCCTGGGCACGCGCTGGGAAAAGGAAGGCGTGCAGTTGGTTCCGGCGCCCGGCGACCCCTACTTCCTCAACTACACCTACGACCCACTCAAGACGGGCGTCACCGCGCCGCCGCCAGATGCGTTCCCGCCCGACCAACAGGCCGGTTCGGCACCGGCTGCGCCACCGCCGCCCATCCCGGCTGACATCGGTCCGATCCTGCCGGTGACCCCGCCGTTGGCGATGACCATGCCGGGTGCGCCGGTGCCCGCTCCCGCGCCGGTCGCCGACTCCAGCGCCCCTGCGCCGATCTTCGCCGGGCCCTACGGCGCACTGCCGGCACCTGCAGCGGCCTCCGTCCCGCCGATCACAGAGGGTGGCTGA
- a CDS encoding MCE family protein, with product MLKYRESNLIKAGFIGVVLMILIIAVGLQPERILQWATSLRHQALFTEAGGITVGNDVTMAGIKVGSVSDISLQRGDALITFTVQGKYPLGSLTTAHIRTGSLLGERVLTLESDGSGSLDGVIPTSRTSSPYSLTDAVSDLTANTTGTDTVSLNQSLDTLSQTIDQLAPKLGPTFDGLSRLSQSINSRNEDLASLLRSAADVTDVLSQRSDQLNTLILNANDLLGVLNERRQAIVDLLANTAAVSEQLTGLVADNEAELAPTLERLNSVTAMLEKNRDNIGKILPGLAKFQVTQGETLANGPYYNAYVPNLQPAQLLQPFFDYALGFRRGTNAGQPQDNAGPRAELPLPYNGIPGGSR from the coding sequence ATGTTGAAATACCGCGAATCCAACCTCATCAAAGCGGGCTTCATCGGCGTCGTGCTGATGATCCTGATCATCGCCGTCGGGCTGCAACCCGAACGGATCCTGCAATGGGCCACCTCGCTGCGGCACCAGGCGCTGTTCACCGAAGCCGGTGGGATCACCGTCGGCAACGACGTGACCATGGCCGGGATCAAAGTCGGTTCGGTGTCCGACATCTCGCTGCAGCGCGGGGACGCGCTCATCACCTTCACGGTGCAGGGCAAGTACCCACTCGGCTCACTGACCACCGCGCACATCCGTACGGGATCGCTGCTCGGCGAACGCGTGCTGACGCTGGAGTCGGACGGCAGCGGTTCACTGGACGGGGTGATCCCGACGTCGCGGACGTCCTCGCCCTACTCGCTGACCGATGCGGTGAGCGACCTGACGGCCAACACAACGGGCACCGACACGGTGTCGCTGAACCAGTCGCTGGACACACTGTCGCAGACCATCGATCAGTTGGCGCCGAAGCTGGGCCCGACATTCGACGGCCTGAGCCGGTTGTCGCAGTCGATCAACAGCCGCAACGAAGACTTGGCCAGCTTGCTCAGGAGCGCCGCCGATGTCACCGACGTGCTGTCCCAGCGCAGTGATCAGCTCAACACGTTGATCCTGAACGCCAACGACCTCCTCGGCGTCCTCAACGAGCGGCGCCAGGCGATCGTCGATCTGCTGGCCAATACCGCCGCCGTCTCGGAGCAACTGACCGGGCTGGTCGCTGACAACGAAGCGGAACTGGCACCCACGCTGGAGCGACTGAACTCGGTGACGGCGATGCTGGAGAAAAATCGCGACAACATCGGCAAGATCTTGCCCGGTCTCGCGAAATTCCAAGTGACACAGGGTGAGACATTGGCAAACGGGCCCTACTACAACGCATATGTGCCGAACCTCCAACCGGCGCAGCTGTTGCAACCGTTCTTCGACTACGCCCTCGGGTTCCGGCGTGGCACCAACGCCGGCCAGCCGCAGGACAACGCCGGACCGCGTGCTGAGCTCCCGCTTCCGTACAACGGCATCCCGGGAGGGTCGCGCTGA